From Enterococcus mundtii, the proteins below share one genomic window:
- a CDS encoding winged helix-turn-helix transcriptional regulator encodes MLRLSEIEKMLPDINQRMLIRQLRELESDHLLTRKVYPVVPPKVEYQLTEIGRELSTIVQHICDWGDHYYEVVADLSTDIAD; translated from the coding sequence ATTTTACGATTAAGTGAGATTGAAAAAATGTTACCAGACATCAACCAGCGAATGTTGATTCGCCAATTAAGAGAATTAGAAAGCGATCATTTACTCACACGTAAAGTCTATCCCGTAGTCCCGCCAAAAGTAGAGTATCAATTGACCGAGATCGGGCGCGAACTCTCAACGATCGTCCAACATATCTGCGATTGGGGCGATCATTATTATGAAGTCGTTGCTGATCTTTCAACGGATATAGCGGATTGA
- a CDS encoding S-(hydroxymethyl)glutathione dehydrogenase/class III alcohol dehydrogenase, which yields MKSRAAVAFEPGKPLEIVEIDVADPKPTEVMVKILYTSVCHTDAFTLSGEDPEGVFPAVLGHEGAGIVVKVGDDVSSVEVGDHVIPLYTPECGKCEFCLSGKTNLCSAVRETQGKGLMPDGTTRFSYKGEPIYHYMGTSTFSEYTVVNEINLVKITEDAPLDTVPLLGCGVTTGLGAVDNTAKVEEGAVTAVFGLGAIGLAVIQGLKKANAKRIIAIDMNPEKWPLAKKMGATDFVDPKTHDRPIQEVIVEMTQGGVDYSFECIGNVEVMRSALEACHKGWGESIIIGVAGAGKEIHTRPFQLVTGRVWRGSAFGGVKGRSQLPGIVEDYLNGGIDLDSFITHRLDFTQINESLELLHRGESIRTMLTYGGDTDGTTEN from the coding sequence ATGAAAAGTAGAGCTGCCGTAGCATTTGAACCAGGAAAACCGTTAGAAATCGTTGAAATCGATGTTGCTGATCCGAAACCGACGGAAGTCATGGTAAAAATTTTGTACACTTCTGTCTGTCATACAGATGCGTTTACCTTATCAGGGGAAGATCCAGAAGGAGTTTTTCCTGCGGTCTTAGGTCATGAAGGCGCCGGTATCGTTGTCAAAGTTGGTGATGACGTGTCATCTGTTGAAGTGGGGGACCATGTGATTCCGTTGTATACGCCAGAATGTGGAAAGTGTGAGTTTTGCTTGTCAGGAAAAACCAATCTATGCTCTGCTGTCCGTGAAACGCAGGGAAAAGGTCTAATGCCAGATGGTACGACACGTTTTTCTTACAAAGGCGAGCCGATTTATCACTATATGGGTACGAGTACGTTTAGTGAGTATACTGTCGTCAATGAAATCAATTTGGTGAAAATCACAGAGGATGCTCCTCTAGATACCGTTCCACTATTAGGGTGTGGCGTAACGACAGGGTTAGGTGCTGTTGACAACACGGCAAAAGTTGAAGAAGGTGCTGTCACAGCTGTTTTTGGACTAGGAGCGATTGGTTTAGCAGTAATCCAAGGCTTGAAAAAAGCTAATGCTAAACGAATCATTGCAATCGATATGAACCCTGAAAAATGGCCGTTAGCTAAAAAAATGGGCGCAACGGATTTTGTTGATCCTAAAACACACGATCGTCCAATCCAAGAAGTCATCGTAGAAATGACCCAAGGTGGCGTAGATTATAGTTTTGAGTGTATTGGCAATGTGGAAGTGATGCGTTCCGCGCTTGAAGCATGTCACAAAGGCTGGGGCGAAAGCATCATTATCGGTGTAGCCGGAGCTGGAAAAGAAATCCACACGCGTCCGTTCCAACTAGTGACTGGTCGTGTCTGGCGTGGTTCGGCTTTTGGCGGTGTCAAAGGGCGAAGCCAATTGCCAGGTATAGTGGAAGATTACTTGAACGGTGGAATTGATTTAGATTCATTCATCACCCATCGTTTAGATTTTACACAAATCAATGAATCACTTGAGCTGTTGCATCGTGGAGAATCCATTCGTACTATGCTCACTTATGGAGGTGATACTGATGGAACTACAGAAAATTGA